The following nucleotide sequence is from Deltaproteobacteria bacterium.
GGAGCTAGATGCCCAACTGGTTGCTGAAAATATTGCGATGCAGCTCGAAAGGCGTGTTGCTTTTAGGCGGGCCATGAAGAAGGCAGTGACCCAAGCGCTCAAGCTCGGTGCGCTTGGTATCAAGGTAAAATGCGGAGGCCGGCTTGCCGGTGCCGAAATTGCCCGAAAAGAATGGTACCGCGAGGGGCGTGTTCCCCTTCATACGCTTCGGGCTGATATCGATTATGGTCAGGCCGAAGCGTTGACAACGTACGGAAAGATCGGTGTGAAATGCTGGATTTACAAGGGAGATGTTTTCGGTGTTGTGACCCATGAGGAGGCCCAAGGGGCTTAAAGTGAGATGCTTCAACCGGCAAGATTAAAATTTAGGAAGACCCAGAAGGGCCGTGTTTACGGCCTGGCAACGCGTGGTCAGTACGTGAGCTTTGGTGATGTCGGCCTTCAGTCTCTGGAAAGGGGTCTCGTGACATCCCGGCAGATCGAGGCTTGTCGTTTGGCGATGGCGCGTTTTCTTAAAAAAGGGGGAAAGGTTTTTATCCGGATTTTTCCCGATAAGCCGATTACGAAAAAACCGGCTGAGACACGTATGGGAAAAGGGAAGGGGGCTGTTGAGGGATGGGGTTGCCCCATAAAACCGGGGCGTGTCCTTTTTGAGGTGGGTGGGTTGGCGTCGGATGTTGCTTCCGAGGCCCTTTTACTTGCCTCTTCGAAGCTTCCTGTGAAAACGCAATTGGTAACAAGGGAGAAGTTTCGTGGAATCTAAGGTTTTAAGAGAGAAAAAGCCGGAAGAGCTGGTGAGGACGCTCAAGGATTTACGACATGAGATGGCCGACTTGACGCTGAAGGTGCGGATGGGAACCTCTAAGGAGGTTGCGAAACTGCGGCAGATCCGAAAGACCATTGCACGTGTTCTTACGATTCAGCATGAGAGGAGTCTTTAATTTATGAGGAGACGAGAGATGGTTGGTGTTGTTTTGAGTCACAAAATGAGCAAGACGGCTGTCGTTCGTGTGGAGCGAAGGACGGTCGATCGGCGTCTGCATAGGGTGCAGGTGAAACAGAACAAATTCAAGATTCATGATGAACGGGATGAGGCAAAGATCGGCGACACGGTTCTCGTCGTTGAATGCCGTCCTCTTTCCTGTGAGAAAAGGTTTCGGTTGAAAAAGGTATTGAGAAAAGGGGAAGAAGGATTGGCCCCTGAGGTGGGCGTGGCATGATCCAGAATGAGACAGTTTGTAATTCTGCCGATAATTCGGGTGCGAAGAAGTTGTTATGTATCAGGGTGATGGGTGGCTCCAGGCGTCGGTATGCAACGCTAGGGGATGTCGTTGTTGTCGCCGTTAAGGAGGCGTTGCCCAATGCCAAGGTCAAGAAGGGCGACGTCAAGAAAGGAGTCATTGTCAGAGTGGCCAAGGAGGTCCGTCGGCAGGACGGGAGTTATATCCGTTTTGATGACAACTCGATTGTTCTGATTGACCAAGCCGGAGAACCTCTGGGAACACGGATATTCGGCCCCGTGGCTCGTGAATTGAGGGCGAAAAAGTTCATGAAAATTATTTCGCTCGCGCCGGAAGTTTTATAGGGAGAAGGTTTTAAAAAATGCGGATTCGAAGAAATGACCAAGTGATTGTGATTAGTGGAAAAGAGAAGGGAAAGACCGGAAAGGTCTTGTCCGTTCTATTGGAGGAGAATCGTGCTGTTGTTGAGAAGCTCAATATGGTTAAGAGGCATCAGAGGCCGACGGCCAAGATGAAACAGGGTGGTATTGTGGAGAAGGAATTGTCCATTCACCTGTCGAATCTCCTTTTGTATTGCTCCCGCTGTTCCAAAGGGGTTCGTGTCAGGATCAAGACGGATGACAAGGGTGGCAAGACAAGACGGTGTGCCCGATGCCAGGAGGCATTTGCAGCATGACATTTGAAGAGATTTACAAGAAGAAATGCATCCCCGAACTCATGAAACAGTTGGGGGTGAAGAATACAATGGCGGTACCCCGGCTTGAAAAGATAGTCGTTTCCAGCTGTCTTAAAGAGGCCGTTCAGGACAAGAAGGTTCTGGACAAGGCGGTGGAGGAACTCGGTCTGATTACCGGGCAAAAGGCTGTCATTGCAAAAGCGCGCAAGTCGATTGCCAATTTCAAGCTGAGAAAGGGGATCCCGATCGGTTGTCGGGTCGTTCTGAGGAAAAAGATGATGTTTGAGTTTCTGAACAGGTTGATCAATGTGGTGCTTCCCCGGACGAGAGACTTTCACGGGATTTCACCGAAAGGTTTTGATGGGCGCGGAAATTATACTTTTGGCATAACAGAGCAGATTGTTTTCCCCGAAATTAATTTTGACAAGATCGACAAGGTTCGCGGGATGAATGTGACGATCGTCACGACGGCGAAGACGGATGAACACGGAAGGGCGCTTCTGAGGCTTTTGGGAATGCCTTTTCGGGAGAATTAAAATGGCAAAAACATCACTCATTATAAAAGCTCAGAGGAGTCCCAAGTTTAAAGTCCGGCAGTATCACCGTTGCACTTTTTGCGGCAGGCCGCGCGGCTTTTTACGTCGTTTCGGAATGTGTCGCCTTTGTTTCAGGAAGAGGGCGCTTGCAGGCGAACTCCCGGGTGTTGAAAAGGCCAGTTGGTAGGAAGGAGAGTCGAATGACCGATCCTATTGGAGATATGTTAAGTCGGATTCGTAATGCGCAATGTTCGCGTCATGAATCCGTCAAGATCCCGTTTTCTCAGATCAAGCTTGAGATTGTGAAAATTTTGCACAACGAGGGGCTAGTGGGTGCTTATCGGCTCGCGGCGACTCCCAAGGGTGGAAAAGAGGTTGAGGTGGCACTTCGCTACCGGGACAAAAAAATTCCGATTATTAGTGAGCTAAAGCGTTCCAGTCGTCCTGGGCGACGTATTTATGTTGGGTATGATGAGATTCCATCCGTTTGTAGTGGTGTAGGAATTGTTATCTTGTCGACTTCCAAGGGAATTATGACAGAGCGTCAGGCCCGGGAGATGAAGGTTGGTGGGGAGATCATTTGTACTGTTTTGTAGTTTAAATGAGGAACTATGTCACGCGTTGGAAAACAGCCAATCAAGATTCCGGAAAAGGTTAAGGTTTCCGTTCAGGGGAATCTGATCCGTGTTGAGGGTCCTCTTGGAAAATTAGAGCGTCATCTGGATCCACTTTTGAAGCTGGTTGTCTCTCCTCAGGAACTTCTTGTTCAGAGAGGAGAGGAGACTCCAATCGCCTCCTGTCGACAAGGACTCAACAGAAATTTGATTCGCAATATGGTGCAGGGGGTCAGTCAAGGATTCCAGAAAGTGTTGCAGATCAACGGGGTCGGTTTTAGGTCTGAGGTGAAGGGGAAGGAACTACATTTGGCTTTGGGGTATTCGCATCCGATTGTTTTCCCGATTCCTGAGGGGATTAAGATTGCCGTTGAAAAACAAGTTCGTGTGACAGTTTCCGGTTCGTCACGAGAGTTGGTTGGAGAGACAGCGGCCCGTATACGAAAATTGAGATTGCCTGAACCGTATAAGGGAAAGGGAATCAAATATGAAAATGAGGTATTGTTGCATAAGGTTGGTAAGGCGGCTGCTGGTGGAGGTGGAGGAAAATGAGTAATAATAAAGCCGAGGCGCGGGTAAGAAGGCATCAACGTCTTCGAAAAAAAGTTAGCGGGACGAAAGAGATGCCTCGTTTGTCCCTCTACAGGAGCCTGTCCAATCTGTACGCTCAGTTGATTGACGATGAGAAATCGGTGACACTCCTGGGGCTTTCAACAAAATCGAAGGAGTGTGCCAAGATTGATGGTGGAAATATCAGTGGGGCCCGTCAATTTGGACTTTTGTTTGCCAAGAGGGCCAAAGAGAAGGATCTCTGCAAGGCGGTTTTTGATCGAGGTGGATGGATGTATCATGGGCGTGTGAAGGCATTTGCTGATGGTGTTCGAGAAGGAGGAGTGAAAATCTAAATGGCAACAAAAGAAGTCAGCCCTTTTGTGGAGAGAATTGTCGATGTGCGTCGTGTGGCCAAGGTTGTTAAGGGAGGCCGAAGATTCAGCTTTTCTGCCCTCGTCGTTGTTGGGGATCAGAAGGGGCGTGTTGGTGTCGGGTTGGGAAAGGCCGCTGAGGTTCCTGAGGCGATTCGGAAGGGGACGGAAAAGGCGAAGAAGAACTTTATTCAGGTTCCTTTGGTTGAGGGGACAATTCCACATGAGGTTTTGGGCAACTATGGATCAGGATCCGTCCTCATGAAACCGGCATCACAGGGAACAGGAGTTATAGCGGGTGGGGCTGTCCGGGCGATTCTTGATGTCGTTGGGCTCAAGGATATATTGACGAAAAGTCTTGGAACGAGCACCCCCCACAATGTGGTCAAAGCGGTCGTCGATGGACTCAAGAAACTTCATTATCGTGAAGATTACAGTCGTTGGAGAAGGGGTGTTTCATGAATCTGGGGAACTTGATTGCTCCTGATGGTGCTCGAAAGAAGAAAAAGAGACTCGGTCGTGGTGAGGGATCGGGTCATGGTGGAACTTCCACCAAGGGGCACAAAGGACAAAAATCAAGATCGGGAGGTACGATCAGTCCCGGTTTTGAGGGGGGGCAGATGCCGCTTATCCGCCGCCTTCCCAAGCGCGGTTTTGTTCCTTGGACAAGACGTGAATTCTCTGTTGTCAATGTCGGAGATCTAGGAACAATTCCTGAAAATACGGTTGTAGATCTTAATTATCTTAAGAAAAATGGATTTTTGAAACAGGAGCTTGACGGGTTGAAAATCCTTGGCGACGGAGAGATCAAGGTCCCCTTGGTGATACGGGCTCATCGGTTTTCAAAAACGGCACAAGAGAAAATCAAGAATGCCGGGGGAAGGACAGAGGTCGTCGAATAATGGCTCTTCCGGTTGTGAATCTTGCTCGCATTCCCGAGCTGCGAAAGCGTCTTCTTTTTACGGTGCTCCTGCTA
It contains:
- the rplN gene encoding 50S ribosomal protein L14, producing the protein MIQNETVCNSADNSGAKKLLCIRVMGGSRRRYATLGDVVVVAVKEALPNAKVKKGDVKKGVIVRVAKEVRRQDGSYIRFDDNSIVLIDQAGEPLGTRIFGPVARELRAKKFMKIISLAPEVL
- the rpsQ gene encoding 30S ribosomal protein S17 — its product is MRRREMVGVVLSHKMSKTAVVRVERRTVDRRLHRVQVKQNKFKIHDERDEAKIGDTVLVVECRPLSCEKRFRLKKVLRKGEEGLAPEVGVA
- the rplO gene encoding 50S ribosomal protein L15, with protein sequence MNLGNLIAPDGARKKKKRLGRGEGSGHGGTSTKGHKGQKSRSGGTISPGFEGGQMPLIRRLPKRGFVPWTRREFSVVNVGDLGTIPENTVVDLNYLKKNGFLKQELDGLKILGDGEIKVPLVIRAHRFSKTAQEKIKNAGGRTEVVE
- the rplP gene encoding 50S ribosomal protein L16 — encoded protein: MLQPARLKFRKTQKGRVYGLATRGQYVSFGDVGLQSLERGLVTSRQIEACRLAMARFLKKGGKVFIRIFPDKPITKKPAETRMGKGKGAVEGWGCPIKPGRVLFEVGGLASDVASEALLLASSKLPVKTQLVTREKFRGI
- the rpsH gene encoding 30S ribosomal protein S8; amino-acid sequence: MTDPIGDMLSRIRNAQCSRHESVKIPFSQIKLEIVKILHNEGLVGAYRLAATPKGGKEVEVALRYRDKKIPIISELKRSSRPGRRIYVGYDEIPSVCSGVGIVILSTSKGIMTERQAREMKVGGEIICTVL
- a CDS encoding 50S ribosomal protein L24 — its product is MRIRRNDQVIVISGKEKGKTGKVLSVLLEENRAVVEKLNMVKRHQRPTAKMKQGGIVEKELSIHLSNLLLYCSRCSKGVRVRIKTDDKGGKTRRCARCQEAFAA
- the rpsC gene encoding 30S ribosomal protein S3 → MGQKTHPYGFRLGITKPWLSRWYTEKDYAHFVAEDSRIRLLVKKRLYSAGVSRVEIERRGGVVAIKIYTARPGLVIGKKGTGIDALKIDLAKDLKKEIDVSIHEVRKAELDAQLVAENIAMQLERRVAFRRAMKKAVTQALKLGALGIKVKCGGRLAGAEIARKEWYREGRVPLHTLRADIDYGQAEALTTYGKIGVKCWIYKGDVFGVVTHEEAQGA
- the rplF gene encoding 50S ribosomal protein L6 gives rise to the protein MSRVGKQPIKIPEKVKVSVQGNLIRVEGPLGKLERHLDPLLKLVVSPQELLVQRGEETPIASCRQGLNRNLIRNMVQGVSQGFQKVLQINGVGFRSEVKGKELHLALGYSHPIVFPIPEGIKIAVEKQVRVTVSGSSRELVGETAARIRKLRLPEPYKGKGIKYENEVLLHKVGKAAAGGGGGK
- the rplE gene encoding 50S ribosomal protein L5; its protein translation is MTFEEIYKKKCIPELMKQLGVKNTMAVPRLEKIVVSSCLKEAVQDKKVLDKAVEELGLITGQKAVIAKARKSIANFKLRKGIPIGCRVVLRKKMMFEFLNRLINVVLPRTRDFHGISPKGFDGRGNYTFGITEQIVFPEINFDKIDKVRGMNVTIVTTAKTDEHGRALLRLLGMPFREN
- the rpmC gene encoding 50S ribosomal protein L29 — its product is MESKVLREKKPEELVRTLKDLRHEMADLTLKVRMGTSKEVAKLRQIRKTIARVLTIQHERSL
- the rpsE gene encoding 30S ribosomal protein S5; translated protein: MATKEVSPFVERIVDVRRVAKVVKGGRRFSFSALVVVGDQKGRVGVGLGKAAEVPEAIRKGTEKAKKNFIQVPLVEGTIPHEVLGNYGSGSVLMKPASQGTGVIAGGAVRAILDVVGLKDILTKSLGTSTPHNVVKAVVDGLKKLHYREDYSRWRRGVS
- a CDS encoding type Z 30S ribosomal protein S14 — encoded protein: MAKTSLIIKAQRSPKFKVRQYHRCTFCGRPRGFLRRFGMCRLCFRKRALAGELPGVEKASW
- a CDS encoding 50S ribosomal protein L18, whose amino-acid sequence is MSNNKAEARVRRHQRLRKKVSGTKEMPRLSLYRSLSNLYAQLIDDEKSVTLLGLSTKSKECAKIDGGNISGARQFGLLFAKRAKEKDLCKAVFDRGGWMYHGRVKAFADGVREGGVKI